The Lonchura striata isolate bLonStr1 chromosome 5, bLonStr1.mat, whole genome shotgun sequence genome window below encodes:
- the PROSER2 gene encoding proline and serine-rich protein 2 — translation MAFCAASGSIGQEGVMPRNLLVDSPEMASEISPEHTHGSTDKTASVENHGSQARCRNLALDDESLKYLTHEEQDVLMFFEETIDALEDDLEEMALRDSGIHCQSPRSTEENVSSHSETEDIIDLVQSTPESSDHEGPSSRDTEPVLDAPWRAESPQPAIPADLPPHPPAPPPTVSETLPLPPPPPPVQHPKLLRSIPTPLIMAQKISEQQVESRARFPSALKEGNSDRKKAPVANGDYCTAPKHPPAPAPKLHRFPSNINITNVSGKEFSETISKAAVNVQERRAQVLANINGGALLAAELEEKLHKNDFLSRNRSSSLRDLSSEQTRYEALTKLGLVKGKPAQDQVDHAPSTQQLDVQPKQSEAVTNGYKNIHEVLKSEPSPFLPMGKTVTIKPEVALATNKVSSLQQNTEKSCNDYKQPAVSLDMRRRSGSLPRPSGFRSQGITVKFSGRGSTEEARREALRKLGLLKETA, via the exons ATGGCATTCTGTGCTGCGTCGGGATCAATAGGTCAAGAAGGTGTGATGCCTAGGAATCTCCTGGTGGATTCTCCTGAAATGGCATCCGAAATCTCTCCAGAACACACGCATGGGAGCACGGACAAGACTGCCAGTGTGGAGAACCATGGCAGCCAAGCTAGGTGCAGAAATCTTGCCTTG gatGATGAAAGTTTGAAATACTTAACTCATGAAGAACAGGATGTTCTCATGTTCTTTGAGGAAACCATAGATGCCTTAGAAGATGACTTGGAGGAGATGGCCCTACGTGACAGTGGCATCCACTGTCAGTCCCCAAGGtcaacagaagaaaatgtgtCCAGTCATTCAGAGACAGAAGATATCATTGACTTAGTGCAGTCAACACCTGAGAGCAGTGACCATGAAGGTCCTTCCAGCAGAGATACAGAACCAG TGTTGGATGCCCCTTGGAGAGCTGAGAGCCCTCAGCCAGCTATACCTGCTGACCTTCCCCCACACCCCCCTGCACCACCACCAACGGTGTCTGAGAcacttcctcttcctcctccaccccctccAGTGCAGCATCCAAAGTTGCTCCGTTCCATCCCCACTCCTCTCATCATGGCCCAGAAGATCTCTGAGCAGCAGGTGGAGAGCCGGGCACGCTTCCCCAGCGCCCTCAAGGAAGGGAATTCTGACAGGAAGAAAGCCCCGGTAGCCAACGGTGATTATTGCACAGCACCCAAGCACCCTCCTGCCCCCGCCCCCAAACTGCACCGGTTCCCAAGCAACATCAACATAACAAATGTCAGTGGCAAGGAATTCAGCGAGACGATTTCCAAAGCAGCGGTTAACGTGCAGGAGCGGCGGGCTCAGGTGCTGGCCAACATCAACGGGGGAGCTCTTCTGGCAGCTGAACTGGAGGAGAAGCTGCATAAAAACGATTTCTTGTCACGTAACAGAAGTTCTTCCTTACGGGATCTCTCCTCTGAGCAAACACGCTATGAAGCCCTGACAAAACTCGGCCTAGTTAAGGGAAAGCCAGCTCAGGACCAAGTGGACCATGCCCCAAGCACTCAGCAGCTTGATGTGCAGCCCAAGCAGTCAGAGGCTGTTACCAATGGATATAAAAACATCCATGAGGTTTTAAAAAGTGAGCCCAgccctttccttcctatgggcaAAACTGTAACAATCAAACCAGAGGTGGCTCTTGCCACTAACAAAGtcagcagcctgcagcagaacacagaaaaaagtTGCAATGATTATAAACAACCTGCTGTAAGCCTGGACATGAGGAGGAGGTCGGGTTCACTGCCTAGACCTTCAGGGTTTCGATCCCAAGGGATAACGGTGAAGTTTTCCGGCCGTGGCTCAACTGAAGAAGCCAGGAGAGAGGCACTCCGGAAACTGGGACTGCTGAAAGAGACCGCGTAA